In the genome of Mucilaginibacter defluvii, one region contains:
- a CDS encoding ferritin has protein sequence MKDIIRIKSLLSTEIEEVLNQQIKKEAQSASIYLAMASWCDRNGFDNSADYFYKQSEEEREHQLKFFKYVLDMGGTAISPEVTNIKIEYNSFREVFEDALEQEVSVTESIKAIASRCYKEQDFVTLEFLNWFFKEQREEEYKARRALELFEVIGEEGTGRWEIDRHIPKISYSSEA, from the coding sequence ATGAAAGATATCATCCGTATAAAATCACTTTTATCAACAGAGATAGAAGAGGTTTTAAATCAGCAAATTAAAAAAGAAGCGCAATCAGCGTCGATATATTTAGCCATGGCTTCATGGTGCGACCGTAATGGTTTTGATAACTCAGCCGACTATTTTTATAAACAATCTGAAGAGGAAAGAGAACATCAGCTTAAATTCTTCAAATATGTTTTAGATATGGGTGGCACCGCGATATCTCCGGAGGTTACGAATATCAAAATTGAGTACAACTCGTTCCGCGAGGTATTTGAGGATGCATTGGAGCAGGAAGTAAGCGTTACCGAATCAATCAAAGCCATTGCCAGCCGTTGCTATAAAGAGCAGGATTTTGTAACCCTGGAGTTCCTGAACTGGTTCTTTAAAGAGCAACGCGAAGAGGAATACAAAGCCCGCCGCGCGCTGGAACTATTCGAAGTTATTGGCGAAGAAGGTACCGGCCGTTGGGAAATTGACCGCCATATCCCTAAAATCAGCTACAGCAGCGAGGCTTAA
- the moaC gene encoding cyclic pyranopterin monophosphate synthase MoaC, whose protein sequence is MNLTHIDSKGNPTMVDVGAKQVTARKAVAQSIVLLPDEVLTLLEGDELRSKKGPVFQTAIIAGIMAAKKTGELIPLCHPLGLDNCSITISFNTEREVVVECTAAITARTGVEMEALVGASIAALTIYDMCKAMSHNIVIKETRLVEKTGGKNDFKRA, encoded by the coding sequence ATGAACTTAACGCATATAGATAGTAAGGGCAACCCCACCATGGTTGATGTGGGCGCTAAGCAGGTAACCGCACGCAAGGCCGTGGCACAAAGTATTGTTTTATTGCCCGATGAAGTTTTAACTTTACTGGAGGGCGATGAATTGCGGAGCAAAAAAGGGCCGGTATTTCAAACCGCTATTATAGCGGGCATAATGGCCGCCAAAAAAACCGGTGAGCTGATACCGCTTTGCCACCCGCTGGGTTTGGACAACTGCTCGATAACCATCAGCTTTAACACTGAGCGTGAGGTGGTAGTAGAGTGTACCGCTGCCATAACCGCGCGTACCGGGGTAGAGATGGAGGCATTGGTGGGCGCATCCATAGCGGCGCTAACTATTTATGATATGTGCAAGGCCATGAGCCATAACATCGTGATAAAAGAAACGCGGCTTGTTGAAAAAACAGGAGGGAAGAATGACTTTAAACGGGCATAA
- a CDS encoding DsbA family oxidoreductase, whose translation MRVDIWSDIVCPFCYIGKRRFENALDGFKDDVEIIWHSFQLDPDAQYVEGQTVDQYLANRKGFPLEKAKEMNAYVTAQAAELGLKYDFDIAKIANTLDAHRLLHLAAKHNKQNEVKEALLDAYFTQGKNISDTETLIQIGTANGLDAAEIATALKSDAYKQEVEEDIYHARQIGVQGVPFFVFNNKYAVSGAQPTEVFKQVLDKVKSEEKPQLLNADGDSCGPDGNC comes from the coding sequence ATGAGAGTAGATATCTGGTCGGACATTGTTTGTCCGTTTTGTTATATAGGCAAGCGCCGCTTTGAAAACGCCCTCGATGGTTTTAAAGATGACGTGGAGATTATTTGGCACAGCTTCCAGCTCGACCCTGACGCGCAATATGTAGAAGGGCAAACGGTTGATCAGTACCTGGCTAACCGCAAAGGCTTTCCGCTTGAAAAAGCTAAGGAGATGAATGCCTACGTTACCGCACAAGCTGCCGAGCTTGGCTTAAAATATGATTTTGATATAGCCAAAATAGCCAACACACTTGATGCGCACCGCCTGCTGCACTTAGCGGCTAAACATAATAAGCAGAACGAGGTAAAAGAAGCTTTACTGGACGCTTATTTTACCCAGGGCAAAAACATCAGTGATACAGAAACGCTGATACAGATAGGCACAGCCAATGGGCTGGATGCGGCTGAAATAGCAACCGCATTAAAAAGCGATGCTTACAAACAGGAGGTGGAAGAAGATATTTACCATGCGCGCCAGATAGGCGTACAGGGTGTACCTTTCTTTGTATTCAACAATAAATACGCTGTATCAGGGGCGCAGCCTACCGAGGTATTTAAACAAGTATTAGACAAGGTTAAAAGCGAAGAAAAACCGCAGCTATTGAATGCTGACGGCGACTCATGCGGACCTGACGGCAATTGCTAA
- a CDS encoding molybdenum cofactor biosynthesis protein MoaE produces the protein MMSSSPINILITDEPLDVTNCSQWVMTPESGGIDVFIGTVRNATKGKTVLRLEFEAYQTMAIREIEKIAAAAFEQWPLQKVLIHHRTGVLQVGEIPVTIAVSAAHRDAAFTACRYIIDTLKQTVPIWKKEFFEDGEVWVAAHP, from the coding sequence ATGATGAGCAGCTCCCCTATTAACATATTGATTACCGATGAGCCGCTTGATGTTACCAATTGCAGCCAATGGGTAATGACGCCTGAAAGCGGCGGGATTGACGTTTTTATTGGCACCGTACGCAATGCAACCAAAGGCAAAACTGTTTTACGCCTGGAGTTTGAGGCTTACCAAACCATGGCCATACGCGAGATAGAAAAGATCGCTGCCGCGGCCTTTGAGCAATGGCCACTTCAAAAAGTATTGATCCATCATCGTACTGGCGTATTACAGGTTGGCGAAATACCGGTTACCATCGCCGTATCTGCCGCGCACCGTGATGCTGCCTTTACCGCCTGCCGTTATATCATCGATACCCTTAAACAAACCGTACCCATCTGGAAAAAGGAATTTTTTGAGGATGGCGAAGTTTGGGTAGCCGCGCATCCATAA
- a CDS encoding redoxin domain-containing protein, giving the protein MNTYTYYDEVAVNEALLSPNTQNFNNNELSGNYTDLNLSADSNRWYEYDNGAVTHGYIDLRKFNNKPLVVAFYSGSLGNAGLNLLRSLNAIQTEVRANGGNLLVVIPKAEQHLAQIAWLNSLTLSFYVDEQNALARQLGIYQELLAGWNDGAAKNVMLPGVYVCDADRTVAYSYVYRSEIGGFSAGDVISAVYNSARFINKKEFI; this is encoded by the coding sequence ATGAACACGTATACATATTACGATGAAGTGGCTGTAAATGAGGCCCTCTTATCCCCCAATACTCAAAATTTCAACAACAACGAGCTTTCCGGTAATTATACCGATCTGAATCTTTCAGCCGATAGTAACCGCTGGTACGAATATGATAATGGCGCTGTAACGCATGGTTATATTGATCTTAGAAAGTTTAATAACAAGCCGCTGGTAGTCGCTTTTTATTCGGGCAGTTTGGGTAACGCGGGTTTAAACCTGTTACGTTCGCTTAACGCTATCCAAACCGAGGTAAGGGCCAATGGCGGTAATTTATTAGTAGTGATACCTAAGGCGGAGCAGCATTTAGCGCAGATAGCCTGGCTTAACAGCCTGACCCTGAGTTTCTACGTTGATGAGCAGAATGCTTTAGCCCGTCAGCTTGGTATATATCAGGAGCTTTTAGCCGGATGGAATGATGGGGCGGCTAAAAATGTAATGCTACCCGGCGTTTATGTTTGCGATGCGGATCGTACGGTAGCCTACAGCTACGTTTATCGTAGTGAAATAGGTGGTTTTTCGGCCGGAGACGTTATATCCGCAGTGTATAATTCAGCGCGTTTTATAAACAAAAAAGAATTTATATAA
- a CDS encoding MoaD/ThiS family protein, translated as MTITVLAFGVAKDIFNAPSIQLELVNDATVMSLKYTLEQQYPRLKQLSSYLIAVNNEYALPEDYIHQRDEVAIIPPVSGG; from the coding sequence ATGACGATCACTGTTTTGGCATTTGGTGTTGCTAAGGATATTTTTAACGCGCCATCCATACAACTGGAATTGGTGAACGATGCCACCGTTATGAGCCTGAAATATACTTTGGAACAACAATACCCCCGGTTAAAGCAACTTTCATCATACCTCATTGCCGTAAATAACGAATACGCCCTGCCCGAGGATTATATTCATCAGCGTGATGAAGTGGCCATTATTCCACCTGTAAGCGGCGGATAA
- a CDS encoding HesA/MoeB/ThiF family protein, whose amino-acid sequence MTNDWARYHCQIALPGFGEAAQQRLQQASVLIVGMGGLGCPTALYLTSAGVGTIGIADFDTVSEGNLHRQVLYGPDDTGSNKAAVACRKLRQQNPAVEFVPYEQRLTAANVFDIIAKYDVVVDCTDNFETRYLLNDAAVISGKPLVYGAIYQFEGQVALWNVAHQSGGRTPNYRDLYPKVNAAQIPNCTQGGVIPTLAGIIGCLQANEVLKYITQTGESLAGKLLVFDAQTLQSRVVKIGTLTKTNITTLLVAAEEVPDIDQTELKKRIQGDDVQLIDVRTEEERLAHHIGGKHVPLSELENNLHEVDPNKTNVFYCASGKRSAEAVKIASRALPDSKAVSLKGGLNEWLDENG is encoded by the coding sequence ATGACTAATGATTGGGCGCGATACCATTGCCAGATAGCCTTACCCGGCTTTGGCGAAGCAGCGCAGCAGCGTTTGCAGCAGGCCAGTGTGTTGATTGTGGGTATGGGCGGTTTAGGGTGCCCAACCGCTTTGTACCTTACTTCGGCAGGGGTGGGCACTATAGGTATTGCTGATTTTGATACGGTTAGCGAGGGTAACCTGCACCGGCAGGTATTGTATGGTCCGGATGATACAGGCAGTAATAAAGCCGCTGTAGCGTGCCGCAAACTCAGGCAGCAAAACCCGGCGGTTGAATTTGTACCGTATGAGCAGCGTTTAACCGCCGCCAACGTATTCGATATTATAGCAAAGTACGATGTTGTGGTTGACTGTACCGATAATTTTGAAACCCGCTACTTGCTGAACGATGCCGCCGTTATCAGCGGAAAACCGTTGGTTTATGGTGCTATTTACCAGTTTGAAGGGCAGGTTGCGCTGTGGAATGTTGCACACCAAAGCGGTGGCCGCACGCCCAACTATCGCGATTTATACCCAAAGGTAAATGCCGCCCAGATACCAAATTGTACGCAGGGCGGTGTAATACCAACCCTGGCCGGCATTATTGGTTGCCTGCAAGCTAACGAGGTGCTTAAATACATTACCCAAACCGGTGAATCACTCGCCGGCAAACTCCTGGTATTTGATGCCCAAACGCTGCAAAGCCGGGTTGTAAAAATAGGTACGCTTACCAAAACCAACATCACCACGTTACTGGTCGCGGCAGAGGAGGTGCCGGATATCGATCAAACCGAACTTAAAAAGCGCATTCAGGGTGATGATGTACAACTGATTGACGTACGTACGGAGGAAGAACGCCTTGCGCATCATATCGGCGGCAAACATGTTCCGCTTAGTGAGCTTGAAAATAATCTGCACGAGGTTGATCCCAATAAAACCAATGTGTTTTATTGTGCATCCGGCAAGCGCAGCGCCGAAGCGGTCAAGATAGCCAGCCGCGCATTGCCCGATAGTAAAGCGGTATCCTTAAAAGGCGGCCTGAACGAGTGGCTCGACGAAAACGGATAA
- a CDS encoding BamA/TamA family outer membrane protein, with translation MQKQLRYTTILKGIVLLTLSVLFGKQGYAQVHATTDSLKTDSLQADTIKKPKLEYAGQYDISDLIQDVIHPNKKPDSLKKKSGITLMPNVASNPSIGFQIGIKAVAGRVLGKEPGTLMSVAATSASITTKGIIYFYLSHNVFTPGNHWNLQGSLVAAKTLTPDFGIGIGEAANGSEADRVLSNPGRKGYVLHSLFYNFREKVYKQVTDNLFLGAGVSFDIRRSIEDRNNPVGETQTPYYIYNERNGFNNSSYSSNGLLFNAQFTTRDNQNRAYKGIYADAGIRVNQTWIGSTKNATQLTTDFRKYWSLSKRNPEHVIAFWNWTSFVIGGALPYLELPGTGRDPSFRSGRGYTVTYFKGTQYAYSEVEYRFPITRNKFISGVTFFNMQTANDDLGTKIGQVWQPGGGAGLRVLFNKATRTNLCIDYAFGKYGAKGLFLGLNEAF, from the coding sequence GTGCAAAAACAATTAAGATACACTACTATACTTAAAGGCATTGTATTGCTCACCCTGTCGGTATTGTTTGGCAAGCAGGGTTATGCGCAGGTACATGCTACTACCGATTCACTTAAAACCGACTCGTTGCAAGCCGATACTATTAAAAAGCCAAAACTCGAGTACGCAGGGCAGTATGACATTAGTGACCTCATTCAGGATGTAATCCATCCAAACAAAAAGCCCGATTCGCTTAAAAAGAAATCGGGAATTACACTGATGCCTAACGTGGCCTCAAACCCGAGTATTGGTTTCCAGATCGGGATTAAAGCAGTTGCAGGCCGCGTATTAGGTAAAGAGCCGGGTACGCTAATGTCGGTAGCGGCAACATCCGCGTCTATTACTACTAAAGGTATTATTTATTTTTATTTGAGCCATAACGTATTTACACCGGGCAATCACTGGAATTTACAAGGCAGTTTAGTGGCCGCTAAAACGCTAACACCTGACTTTGGTATAGGCATTGGCGAGGCCGCTAACGGCAGCGAAGCAGACAGGGTATTAAGCAATCCTGGCCGTAAAGGATATGTACTACATTCGCTGTTTTATAATTTCCGCGAAAAGGTTTACAAACAGGTAACTGATAATCTTTTTTTAGGTGCCGGGGTCTCGTTTGATATCAGGCGGAGTATTGAAGACCGAAATAACCCCGTTGGCGAAACACAAACGCCTTATTACATTTACAATGAGCGTAACGGATTCAATAACAGCAGTTACAGTTCGAACGGCTTGCTGTTTAACGCGCAATTCACCACCCGCGATAACCAAAACCGCGCTTATAAAGGCATTTATGCTGATGCCGGTATACGGGTAAACCAAACCTGGATTGGGAGCACTAAAAACGCTACACAGTTAACTACTGATTTCAGGAAATACTGGAGCCTCTCAAAACGCAACCCCGAGCATGTTATCGCTTTTTGGAACTGGACATCGTTTGTTATCGGCGGTGCCCTGCCCTACCTGGAATTGCCGGGCACAGGCCGCGACCCAAGCTTCCGCAGCGGGCGCGGGTATACCGTTACTTATTTTAAGGGCACACAATACGCTTATTCGGAGGTGGAATACCGTTTCCCGATCACCCGGAACAAGTTCATCAGCGGAGTTACCTTTTTTAACATGCAAACCGCTAATGATGATCTGGGAACCAAGATCGGGCAGGTATGGCAACCCGGTGGCGGCGCGGGTTTGCGTGTACTGTTTAACAAAGCTACGCGCACCAACCTTTGTATTGATTACGCCTTTGGTAAATACGGCGCTAAAGGTCTGTTTTTGGGCTTGAACGAGGCTTTTTAA
- a CDS encoding multidrug efflux SMR transporter, which yields MKYLFLGLAIVFEVIGSSLLQASHQFTRLLPGIMAVVCYLCCLYFFSSSLKSIPLGVAYAIWGGLGIVLTALVSVFVFRQSLDIPAIIGITMIVGGVIVMNVFSKSVSI from the coding sequence ATGAAATACCTTTTTCTCGGCCTGGCTATCGTTTTTGAAGTTATCGGTTCAAGCCTGCTTCAGGCATCGCACCAGTTTACCAGGCTTTTGCCCGGCATTATGGCGGTGGTGTGCTACCTGTGCTGCTTATATTTTTTTTCTAGCTCGCTTAAAAGTATTCCGTTGGGTGTAGCTTATGCCATTTGGGGAGGCTTGGGCATTGTACTCACCGCGCTGGTATCGGTTTTTGTGTTCAGGCAATCGCTGGATATACCCGCCATCATTGGCATAACGATGATTGTTGGGGGAGTTATCGTGATGAACGTTTTTTCAAAATCTGTATCTATATAA
- a CDS encoding NAD(P)/FAD-dependent oxidoreductase, translating to MNTDKKDYDAVVVGSGPNGLAAAILLQQQGLQVLVVEGKGTIGGGLRSAELTLPGFKHDICSAIHPLAAGSPFFARLPLHQHGLEYIAPEVDAAHPFDDGTAAVLKRSVDETASLLGADADTYHKLIGPVVKNWPGMAADILGPLHIPSKPFAMAHFGLSALQPATMLAKQFKTVQAKGLFAGMAAHSIQPLSNLATSAIGMVLLANGHIGGWVIPKGGSQSIADALAGYFISLGGKIEVNTYITSLAQLPSARAIFFDVTPKQLLQIAGHKFSSIYKWQLERYRYGDGVFKVDWALDGPVPFTAEECRKAGTVHIGGTLEEIEISEKASAAGIHCEKPYVLLAQQSLYDTTRAPEGKHTVWAYCHVPNGSTRDMTEIIENQIERFAPGFKERILAKHTFNTAQMQEHNPNYIGGDINGGIIDIGQLYTRPALRWSPYKTSAKGMYICSSSTPPGGGVHGMCGYNAAKRALKDIFNIKIGKL from the coding sequence ATGAATACCGATAAAAAAGATTATGACGCGGTAGTGGTAGGTTCGGGCCCCAACGGGCTTGCCGCTGCCATACTATTACAGCAGCAGGGGCTGCAAGTGTTGGTGGTTGAAGGTAAAGGCACCATCGGTGGGGGACTCCGCAGTGCAGAATTAACCTTGCCTGGTTTTAAACACGACATTTGCTCGGCTATTCACCCGCTGGCTGCCGGTTCGCCGTTCTTTGCCAGGTTACCGCTTCATCAGCATGGGTTGGAATACATAGCGCCCGAGGTAGACGCTGCGCACCCTTTTGATGATGGTACGGCGGCTGTACTAAAACGTTCGGTTGATGAAACCGCTTCATTGTTGGGTGCGGATGCCGATACCTACCATAAACTTATAGGGCCCGTTGTAAAGAACTGGCCGGGTATGGCTGCTGATATTTTGGGTCCGCTGCATATTCCGTCCAAACCATTTGCTATGGCGCATTTTGGTTTATCGGCGTTGCAACCGGCTACTATGCTGGCCAAACAGTTTAAAACCGTGCAAGCCAAGGGCCTTTTTGCAGGCATGGCGGCTCACTCCATACAGCCACTTAGTAACCTGGCAACATCGGCTATAGGCATGGTGCTGCTGGCTAACGGGCATATCGGCGGCTGGGTAATACCCAAAGGCGGCTCTCAGAGCATTGCCGACGCGCTGGCCGGCTACTTTATATCGCTGGGCGGAAAAATTGAAGTTAACACCTACATCACCTCACTCGCACAATTGCCATCTGCGCGTGCTATATTTTTTGATGTTACGCCTAAACAACTGCTGCAAATTGCGGGGCATAAATTTTCATCGATTTATAAATGGCAATTGGAACGTTATCGTTACGGCGATGGGGTATTTAAGGTTGACTGGGCGCTTGACGGCCCCGTTCCTTTTACCGCCGAAGAATGCCGTAAGGCAGGTACGGTACATATTGGGGGTACGTTGGAAGAGATCGAAATTTCCGAAAAAGCATCCGCCGCAGGCATACATTGCGAAAAACCATATGTGTTGCTGGCGCAGCAAAGCCTTTATGATACTACCCGCGCGCCCGAAGGTAAGCATACGGTTTGGGCCTACTGCCATGTTCCCAACGGATCAACCCGCGACATGACAGAAATCATTGAGAACCAGATAGAACGTTTCGCGCCAGGCTTTAAGGAAAGGATACTGGCAAAGCATACATTTAATACCGCCCAAATGCAGGAGCATAATCCCAATTACATTGGCGGCGATATAAACGGCGGTATAATCGATATCGGGCAATTGTATACCCGTCCGGCACTGCGCTGGTCTCCATACAAAACATCAGCAAAGGGGATGTATATCTGTTCTTCGTCAACCCCTCCGGGTGGTGGCGTGCATGGCATGTGCGGGTACAATGCCGCCAAGCGCGCCTTGAAGGATATTTTTAATATTAAGATAGGCAAACTTTAA
- a CDS encoding NTP transferase domain-containing protein yields MKKQEGRMTLNGHNKHTKLARPSLGSFGRNEWAILGAPCTVIKLLADEVIKALAPDYKGAYADTTHADDVTNAPGRLGAGAVLEYTDQLQYSQLSYAAPLSPFQLRQHFSQADFVLVNGNHQQAKAQVLILDENKKASLQKRVSQLTNVELILVSDNINEVFDFIEEAVPNWRDIPVLKSDDLQGIVMFFKSKLIQNLPKINGLVLAGGKSQRMGFDKTAVKWHDKEQRYHVADMLRGFCNEVYISCRAEQQELVDKDYAVLPDTFTDLGPYGAILSAFRSEPDSAWLVVATDLPLLDETTIQHLVALRNPAAIATAYTSGFDGLPEPLITIWEPKSYPQLLAFLAQGYSCARKVLINSDTSLIPPANPDALTNVNTPDEHDRIKQLLHQKIASHD; encoded by the coding sequence TTGAAAAAACAGGAGGGAAGAATGACTTTAAACGGGCATAACAAACATACCAAACTGGCGAGGCCGTCGCTGGGTAGTTTCGGGCGTAACGAGTGGGCAATATTGGGCGCACCTTGCACCGTAATTAAGCTGCTGGCCGATGAGGTGATCAAAGCGCTGGCTCCCGACTATAAAGGTGCCTACGCCGATACCACACATGCCGATGATGTGACTAACGCTCCCGGTCGCTTAGGCGCGGGAGCAGTATTGGAATATACCGATCAGTTGCAATATTCACAGTTAAGTTATGCCGCGCCGCTATCGCCGTTTCAATTAAGGCAGCATTTTTCGCAGGCTGATTTTGTGCTGGTTAACGGCAATCATCAGCAGGCCAAAGCGCAGGTGCTGATACTTGACGAAAACAAAAAGGCATCGCTGCAAAAGCGTGTTTCGCAATTAACCAACGTGGAATTGATACTGGTGAGTGATAATATCAATGAGGTGTTTGATTTTATTGAGGAAGCCGTTCCAAATTGGCGCGATATACCGGTGCTTAAATCAGATGACCTTCAAGGCATTGTCATGTTCTTTAAAAGTAAGCTGATACAAAATCTGCCGAAAATTAACGGGCTGGTACTTGCCGGGGGTAAAAGCCAGCGCATGGGCTTTGACAAAACAGCCGTAAAGTGGCACGATAAGGAACAGCGCTATCACGTTGCCGATATGCTGCGCGGTTTTTGCAACGAGGTATATATATCCTGCAGAGCAGAACAACAAGAGCTTGTAGATAAAGATTATGCTGTATTGCCAGATACCTTTACCGATCTGGGGCCGTACGGGGCAATTCTTTCGGCCTTTCGAAGCGAGCCGGACAGTGCCTGGCTGGTAGTGGCAACAGATCTGCCTTTGCTGGATGAAACGACCATACAACATTTAGTCGCTTTGCGCAACCCTGCCGCTATAGCCACGGCTTACACCAGTGGGTTCGATGGCTTGCCCGAGCCGCTTATCACTATTTGGGAGCCTAAAAGCTATCCGCAATTGCTGGCGTTTTTGGCGCAGGGCTATAGCTGCGCGCGCAAGGTGCTGATCAATAGCGATACCTCACTTATACCGCCGGCCAACCCGGATGCGCTGACCAACGTGAACACGCCGGACGAGCATGACCGCATTAAACAATTACTCCACCAAAAAATAGCATCACATGACTAA
- a CDS encoding (2Fe-2S) ferredoxin domain-containing protein → MGKFEVPDKVLYVCTGSKCGKRGGKDTYKMASSFVKHNKSNVDIEVIRIECTDRCKFAPVCNMQPENIWLKEYSEKEVLRMLANLMQQQD, encoded by the coding sequence ATGGGAAAATTTGAGGTGCCCGATAAAGTGCTGTATGTATGCACCGGCAGCAAATGCGGAAAACGAGGCGGAAAGGACACTTATAAAATGGCATCGAGCTTTGTTAAACATAACAAGAGCAACGTGGATATTGAAGTGATACGTATAGAATGCACAGACCGGTGCAAGTTTGCACCGGTCTGTAACATGCAGCCTGAAAATATATGGCTTAAAGAATATTCAGAAAAAGAGGTGCTACGCATGTTAGCTAACCTCATGCAGCAGCAGGATTAA
- a CDS encoding secondary thiamine-phosphate synthase enzyme YjbQ — protein sequence MKIYQQYIRLAARRRGFHLITDDVLQALPQLSEIKTGMLQVFIQHTSASLTINENADPTVRMDFEMYFNKAVPENDPDYEHDYEGSDDMPAHLKAAMLGSSVTIPITNGRPALGTWQGIYLCEHRYRGGNRNIVVTAWGL from the coding sequence ATGAAAATATATCAGCAATACATACGCCTGGCCGCTCGTCGCAGGGGCTTTCACCTCATTACCGATGATGTTTTGCAGGCCCTGCCTCAGCTCAGCGAAATTAAAACAGGCATGCTGCAGGTTTTTATTCAGCATACGTCAGCCTCACTCACCATTAACGAGAATGCCGACCCAACCGTACGTATGGATTTTGAGATGTATTTTAATAAAGCGGTACCGGAGAATGACCCCGACTATGAGCACGATTACGAGGGATCAGACGATATGCCGGCCCACCTGAAAGCTGCCATGCTGGGCAGTTCGGTAACTATACCTATAACAAACGGCAGGCCTGCGCTGGGTACCTGGCAGGGCATTTATTTGTGCGAACATCGTTATCGCGGCGGCAATCGCAATATAGTTGTTACTGCCTGGGGCTTGTAA
- a CDS encoding sterol desaturase family protein: MKYNILAFAVPLFVVFMLLEYFVAKQKKLKLFDLHRSIANVSIGILERLTDVLAAAVFYGVYDYLQKTYGIFEIKPTIAMWILLFLGTDFIWYWYHRLAHEMNVLWAVHVVHHQSEDFNYTVSARITLLQAMVRTGFWSVLPILGFPAEMIVVMLLIHGLYPFFVHTQVIGKLGFLEYFLVTPSHHRVHHACNDEYLDKNYGDVLIIWDKLFGTFKKEDEKPVYGLTHQLNTYSFMWQHFHFFIELWIMVKREKTLKGKIKMIFGSPNLIDPAAREKAESVFGIKHHEEPLQQRLNNYVVWQVIFMLITLFFFILFEFELGAMEKFLFTTFTVLTLINCGAIMEQKKWVFAVEFLRMLVIGSALYIYNADYHIVTFFICAVLALLALFYRTVEERYLSVVYQEQ, from the coding sequence ATGAAATACAACATCCTCGCTTTTGCTGTACCGCTCTTTGTAGTATTTATGCTGCTGGAGTATTTCGTCGCAAAACAAAAAAAACTAAAGCTGTTTGATCTTCACCGTTCAATAGCTAACGTAAGCATCGGTATATTAGAACGTTTAACTGATGTGCTTGCTGCTGCGGTATTTTATGGCGTTTACGATTATCTGCAAAAAACATACGGCATATTCGAAATAAAGCCTACCATAGCCATGTGGATCCTGCTTTTTTTGGGTACCGATTTTATATGGTACTGGTACCACCGCCTGGCGCACGAAATGAATGTACTGTGGGCGGTGCACGTAGTACACCACCAAAGCGAAGATTTTAATTATACTGTATCTGCGCGTATTACCTTGCTGCAGGCTATGGTGCGTACAGGTTTTTGGAGCGTACTGCCCATATTAGGCTTCCCGGCCGAAATGATTGTGGTGATGCTGTTGATCCATGGCCTGTACCCGTTTTTTGTGCATACGCAGGTAATAGGCAAACTGGGTTTTTTAGAATACTTTTTAGTTACGCCATCTCACCACCGTGTTCACCATGCCTGTAATGATGAGTACCTGGACAAGAACTATGGCGATGTACTGATCATTTGGGATAAGCTATTCGGTACATTTAAAAAAGAGGATGAAAAGCCTGTTTATGGCCTTACCCACCAACTGAATACTTACAGTTTTATGTGGCAGCATTTCCATTTCTTTATAGAGCTATGGATAATGGTTAAGCGCGAAAAAACGCTGAAGGGCAAAATCAAAATGATATTCGGCAGTCCCAACCTGATCGATCCGGCTGCACGTGAAAAAGCGGAAAGCGTATTCGGTATAAAGCATCATGAAGAACCGTTGCAGCAACGACTGAACAATTACGTAGTGTGGCAGGTGATTTTTATGCTGATAACCTTGTTCTTTTTCATACTGTTTGAGTTTGAGCTGGGTGCGATGGAGAAATTCTTATTCACCACGTTTACCGTGCTTACGCTCATTAATTGCGGTGCAATTATGGAGCAAAAAAAGTGGGTTTTCGCGGTGGAATTTTTACGCATGCTGGTAATAGGCAGCGCATTGTATATCTATAATGCCGATTACCATATCGTAACTTTCTTTATTTGCGCGGTTTTAGCTTTACTGGCCCTGTTTTACCGCACGGTTGAAGAACGTTATCTGTCTGTTGTTTACCAGGAGCAATAA